The following DNA comes from Candidatus Bathyarchaeota archaeon.
TGTCATCAAACGCCTTTAGATGCCCTAGGAGGCAAATTACCTGCTCCGCTCTGGTTTCCCCCTCCTTTAAGATATAGGACTGTTGCGGCTGTGATGAGGAGGATAGAGACGACCCCGATAATTAGGTGGGGATATGGCAATACGGCGGCTTTCTCCGTCAGTAACTGGTTCACGTAAGGGAACCCGAAGTAGACCCCCGTAGATATCACCACCGTTCCAGCTACAAGTTGACTCAGATAGACCATCTGTCCTCGGGAAATCTCTTCGATGTCGTCTTCTTCAGCGCCCCTCTCCTTAAGCTCCGACCGCATCTCCTTAAACCTCATAGTGTACCTGAGGGTGAGGTAGGTGGCTTGGAGGAGGAGGCCGACAACGAAGACCCAATGTACCGTCACGGCCGTTAGGGACTCATAGGGTAGGATGAGGTTGATCCAGTTGAATGTTGAGAAGTCGAGAACAGAGGGGAAGAACATAAGCATATTGAGGCTAAAGAGTCTCCCGAACCCAGTCTCGTCCCCTTTCCGCCAGAACGTAAACGAGAGGGCCAGAGCCAGACCGATCATAATGAGGTCTAGTGACGACCCGCTCTCACCAGTGGGAGAGCCTCCGAGAAAGGACGCTATAGGCCCAAAAATGATAGCCATGTATGGCCTCGCCCGCCAGTAGAGGCTCGTCTGTACCATGGTTACAGCCGCCATGTACGTAGAGACTATCGCGAGCACAAACTCCGAGCCCCTGATGAATGTGGCTGTATTCATATTATGCCCTCTGCTTGATTAGTGCCTGAGCAAAGCTCTGAGTATGGGGGTTCCAGTTCACCACAGTAGCCCCCATCTTTCTTAGGACCCCCGTAAGGGGCTTGTTCCGGAAGTCGAGGAGCTTTGCCGCGATTTCCTCTACCTCCCTCTGCGCAGCAATCTTATAGCCCTGGATATTGAATACGATTATGGAGGGCTTCATCTTTAGCCTCCCTGAGTATTTGTAGAGTTCCTTTATCCCTGCGTAGAGTGCGTCCGTCTTGGAGGCGTCGAGCATCGTGATGATTATAAAGAGGGGGAGTGTGCCCACGATATGGCGGCGGCAACTATGGATCGCCTCCTTGAGACTCTCTCCACTGTATCGGATGTCCACGTTAAGCATCTCCCGTAAGATCCTAAACTGCTGCTTCTTTCCCGTGTCGGGGAAGAGGTACCGGCTGAGGGAGGGTTCCCTTGTTCCTCTGGCCTCCTCTACCTTGACTTTAGTTTCCATTTGATCCATCCCGAAGAATGTGTTGTCGAGATCAGGGGTATCTTGGGTCCTTTGGTAACTCCCTTCCCACTCATGGGCATCGTAGTCGTAGATGCAGAGCCCGACTTGGCACTCCCTGCTCAGATAAAAGTCGGCGAGCCCCAGGGTGGCTCTCACCGCATATTCCATGGTGTTCTGCACTGTGGTGCCCAGTGACATATGGGTAGCACTATCTAGGAAGATCCAGACCATCTTCTTCCCCTCCTTCTCGTACTCGTTAACCTGGAGGGCCGAGGGGGAGCTACTGAGTCGTCGGGCGGTGACCTTCCAATTGATGTTTCTGTAAAGATCGCCAGGCTGGTAGTCCCGGACCTCAAGGAAATCTGTGGTGGGAAATCCAAACGTGATCCGGGCCTCCATGGGCATCG
Coding sequences within:
- a CDS encoding DUF58 domain-containing protein, translating into MITQSTQEIIVSGITFMVMGMFLGNLIFVVLGLFPIVFLAIGVLIRQPQDITVSRKGEDAKIWVDNQIADTLTATVKGGVGLVSFNDCIPSSFNLDEGTNVKFFWKGVKDKQVIISYRATCAKRGMYELNDVKYETRHPLQITDNQIGKAQAPRSYIVQPRPMFVRRIREKKAITRIPMPMEARITFGFPTTDFLEVRDYQPGDLYRNINWKVTARRLSSSPSALQVNEYEKEGKKMVWIFLDSATHMSLGTTVQNTMEYAVRATLGLADFYLSRECQVGLCIYDYDAHEWEGSYQRTQDTPDLDNTFFGMDQMETKVKVEEARGTREPSLSRYLFPDTGKKQQFRILREMLNVDIRYSGESLKEAIHSCRRHIVGTLPLFIIITMLDASKTDALYAGIKELYKYSGRLKMKPSIIVFNIQGYKIAAQREVEEIAAKLLDFRNKPLTGVLRKMGATVVNWNPHTQSFAQALIKQRA